The Stigmatella ashevillena genomic sequence ACGGCGCGGTTGCTTCCGGTCGATGAACTCCAGCAAATGATGATGGATCCTCTCCTCCGGTCGACAGGAACGCTCAGCGCGCTTTTCCATGAAGGAGCCATTGTCTGTGAGGGGGACCGCGACCGCGCATTCTACCAAGAAATCAACGAGCGCCTTCTCCAGAACAAAGAGGGCGCTGATGGCTGTCTGTTCATGAACGCCCATAGCAAACAGGCCATCCACAGGGTCATCAAGATGCTCCGCAGGATGGGAATTCCCGCTGCGGCCGTCGTAGACTTGGATTTGATTATTGACGAAAACACCCTGAAAGATCTGCTAACAGCAGTCGACGCCAGTCCCACCGCCATCAAAAGCCTTGGAATGATCAAGGGAGAATTCTTTCGCTTATTCGTCGACATGGCCAGCGAGAAAGAGAAAGGCAAGGCTCTCCTGAAGTCTCAGGGAATCAAGGCATTGAGTGAAAAGCAACGCCAATCGATGATAAGCCTTTTCTTCAAGCCGCTGGCCGAACAGGGCATCTTCGTTGTCCCGGAAGGCGAGGTGGAAAGCTGGCTTTCAAATCTGCATCCTGAGGGCGGCCGGCCCTCCAAGTCAGACTGGCTGGATATCATCTTCGAGGCCCTCGGATCAGACCCTCATGGCAAGTACATCCATCCAGGGACGGGAGACGTCTGGGATTTCATGAGGGGTATCGCCAAGTGGATCGGAGATCCCAACCGGGAAGGGTTGTCGTCTCACGAACCATGACAACACAACCCTCCGTTCATCACTTCCTCGAAAAGGACTGCTCTATCCCGGCGATGATCACCCGCAGGCCGCTTTCGAAGCGATCGTCGAAGTCCGTGAAGGCTTCCTTGCCAGCAGCCAGCGCGAGGGGGAACTTCTTCGCGTCGATCCGCTTGGCGCGCTGGTTCAGATCGTACTGTGCATTGCGCTCCCCCTTCTGGGGGTACACGGCCTGCTCCTCGATGACAAACCCCACCGTGTAGCTGGAGAGAATGTTGTAACCGCGGACCGCGTCGCGCAGGGAGAAGCCCGCGGAGGTGAGCTTCTGCAGCGCCCACTCCAAGGCCTCGTACAGCATGTTGTCGGTGAGGTACGTGCCACTGAACACCCTGGCCCCGTCCCGGTAGCTCAGCAGCATCTGGCGCAAGCTCCGCCCACTCTCGGCCATCCACGTGTCCCAGGGCTGCCCGGCATCCGGTTGGCCCGTGGCCTTCACCAGATCCCGGAACATGGTCGTCGCCATTTCGTCGATCAGGTCCTGCTTGCTCTTGAAGTGCCAGTAGAGCGCGGGCGCCTGCACATCGAGTTCCTGGGCAATCCGCCGCAAGGTCAGCCCTTCCAACCCCTCCTCATTGAGCAGCCGCAGCGCTGTGCGCACCACCCGCTCGGCATCCAGCCGCATCGTCACCTCGGTCGAGGGCGACTTGACAACTTAACGCCGTTCAATGCAACTTAACGCCGTTAAATTTAACGGCGTTAAGGAGCCCTCATGAAGACGCAGGTGCTGATTGTCGGAGCGGGTCCCACGGGTTTGACGTTGGCGTGTGAGCTTGCCCGGCGGGGCGTGCATTTCCGGATCATCGAAAAAGCGCCGGAGCCCTTCGCCGGTTCGCGAGGCAAGGGCTTACAGCCCCGCACGCTGGAGCTCTTCGAGGATCTCGGCGTGCTCGACGCGGTGCTGGCCGCTGGCATGCGGTATCCGCCCCTTCGCGCGTATGCGGAAGGCGCCGTCGTGTGGGAAGGGCATATGCACGAGCACCGAGAGGCCACCCCCGAAGTCCCCTTCCCCAACCCCTGGATGCTTCCTCAGGCGAGGACCGAGGGAATCTTGCGCGAGCGGCTCGCCGAATCCGGGTTCCACGTGGAGTTCGCCACCGAGCTGACGGGACTGGAGCAGGACGCCGAAGGGGTGACCGCGACCCTGCTTCACGCAGGTCAGATCCAGCAGGTGCGAGCCTGCTATCTGGTTGGCGCGGATGGTGGGCGCAGCTTCGTGCGCAAACAGCTCGGAGTCGGCTTCGAGGGCGAAACACGTGAGAGCGACCGGATGCTGATCGGCGATGTGCAGGTGGACGGACTGGACCGCGCGTACTGGCACACGTGGCCGAAGCCCGGAACGCGCACGCTCAGGCTCGGGCTGTGCCCGCTGCCGGGCACGAATCTCTTCCAGTTCATGGCCCCGCTCGGACCCGACGAGGTGCCCGAGCTGTCGCTGGAATCCCTGCAGAAGCGGTTCGACACCGGCTCGGGCCGCTCGGACATCCGGCTGCACGGGCTGAGCTGGCTGTCGCTGTACCGGGTCAACATCCGCTTGGTGGACCGGTACCGGACCGGCAACGTCTTCCTGGCGGGTGATGCCGCGCACGTGCACTCCCCAGCGGGCGGACAGGGGCTCAACACCGGCGTCCAGGATGCCTACAACCTGGGATGGAAGCTGGGCCAGGTGCTGGCCGGAGCCCCCGAGGCACTGCTGGACACCTATGAGGAAGAGCGGCGGCCGATCGCGGCGAATGTGCTGGGCATCAGCACGAAGCTGCACCAGCGCAGCGCACAAGGAGACCCGAACGCGTACCAGCGAGGCACCGAGACCCAGCAGTTGGGGCTCCACTGCCGGGGCAGCTCCCTGTCGAGGGATGAGCGCGCCACACCGGTGGGGCTTCAGGCAGGAGATCGCGCCCCCGATGCACCCTGCCACGACGCCACCGGTTCTCCGGTACGGTTGTTCGAGGCCTTCCGGGGCCCTCACTTCACCTTGCTGGCCTGGGGCGCCTCCCAGACCGATCTGGTGAACCGGCTCAACGCCCACCCCGGGCGGGGCGTGCACGCCTATACCGTGGTCCGGCCCGGAGAGCCCTCCCACGAGCGAACCCTCGTGGACACATACGGACACGTGCACCGCGCATATGGCGCTGACTCAGGCACGCTCATGCTGGTCCGGCCAGACGGCTACCTGGGGTGGATCACCCCGCAGTCCTCCGCCGACTCCCTCCATGCCTATCTGCGACAGGTCTCGGCCAGCGCGTGACAACAGAGCAGGCTCAAGCGTTCGTGCCACCATCCACGACCAGCGAGGCGCCGGTGGTCGATTGCGCCTCGGGACTCGCCAACCAGGCCACCAGTCCCGCCACGGCACGTGCGTCTCCATACCGGGGAATGGCCATCAGGCCGCGCTGAAGCTCCGCGGTGGGCCCCGAGGCGGGATTCATGTCCGTGTCGGTCGCGCCAGGCTGCACCAGGTTGACGGTGATGCCGCGAGGCCCGAGATCACGGGCAAGCCCCCGGGTGAATCCAAGCAAGGCGGACTTGCTCATCGCATAGAGCGTCGCCCCGGCAAAGGGAACCCGCTCGGCCAGGTTCGAGCCGAGCGAGATGATCCGGCCGCCCTCCCCCATGTGCCGCACGGCAGCCTGGGCGACGACAAAGGCGGCCCTCGTGTTGACGGCGAGCATTTGATCGATCTGCTCCAACGTGACGGCCTCGAAGGCCCCTTTTCCCCCAATGCCGGCGTTGTTGACCACGATGTCGAGCCGCCCCAGACGCTTCGCGGTGTCGTTGACCGCCCGCTGGAGTGCCGCCGCATCGGCGCTGTCCACCCGGAGGGCGGTCACCCGGTGCCCCGCGACCTCGAGATCCGAGGCCACCGCGCGGGCTTTGTCCTCTGAATTCACGTAGGTGAAGACCACCTGGGCCCCCTGTGCGGCGAGCCGCCGGACGATGGCCTCGCCGATCCCCCGGCTTCCCCCGGTGACGAACGCGACCTTCCCTGTGAGTTCCGACATGTCGACCTCCCGTTTTGTACCGATAGGTACTGATATCTTCATAGAGAGGCACGTCTTCAGCGTCAACTGTTATTGTCCCTATCGGTACAGAAAGGAGTGACCGATGGCGGAGAGAGGCAGGCCACGCGCATTCGACCGGGAAGCCGCACTCCGGCAGGCGATGCTCGTCTTCTGGGAACGAGGCTATGAGGGCGCCTCCCTGGGAGACTTGACGGACGCCATGGGGATCAATCGCCCGAGCCTCTACGCGGCCTTCGGCTGCAAAGAGGCCCTCTTCCGGGAAGCCATCGTGCTGTACCAGAAGGAAGAAGGCTCGGCGAGCCAGCAGGCCTTGGCGCAGCCATCCACCGCTCGCGAGGCAGTCGAGCGGATGCTGCGCGACAGGGTCACGGCGTACGTCTCCCCCGACAAGCCGCCCGGATGCATGCTGATCCTGGCAGCAGTGCTCGGCACGCCAGAAAACCAGCCCGTCCGTGAAGCGCTCTGCCAGATGCGCCAGGAATCGCAAAGCCGCTTCCAGGCCCGTCTCGACCAGGGAATCGCTGAGGGCGACATTCCCCAGGACACGGATACCGAGGCCCTGGCCCACTTCTACTCGGCCGTTCTGGCAGGACTGTCGATCAAATCCCGCGATGGCGCTTCTCGAGAGACGCTGTTACGTGTCGTCGACAACGCCATGAGGGCCTGGGACGTCCTGGCACAGCCGTCCCAACCAACTCGAGGGAGTGAAGCCGCCGCCGTCAAGCGGCGGCGGCGGTGAGCCCTCAGGCCAGATCGAACAGCAAGGCTTCCATCGGCTCGGACGCCAGGAGCTCCAGCTTCGATTCGTCGGACACGGCCACACCGTCTCCGGCCTTCACGGGCACCCCGTTGAGCGTCCCCACCCCGCGCGCCACCTGCAACCAAGCGTGCCGCCCAGGAGCCAGCGTGTGCCCAGCCTTCTCACCCTGGCTCAGGAGCGTGCTGTACAGCCGCACGTCCTGGTTCACCTTCAGAGAGCCGTCCTTCCCCTCGGGCGACACCACGAGCCGGAAGCCTCCTTGGCGCTCCTCACGCGGGAAGAACTTCTGCTCATAGTCTGGCTTCAGCCCCTTGCGCTCGGGGAGAACCCAGATTTGCAGGAAGTGCACCTCCTCCTCCTCGCGGTTCACCTCGCTGTGCTGCACGCCCGTGCCCGCCGTCATCCGCTGCATCTCTCCGGCGCGCAGCACGCCCACCGAGCCCAAGCTGTCACGGTGTTCAAGCTGGCCGGAGAGCACGTAGGTGATGATCTCCATGTCGCGGTGCGAATGCGTACCGAAGCCGCTCAGCCCCGCCACCCGGTCCTCGTTGATGACGCGCAGGGCGCGAAATCCCATGAACGAGGGATCGTAGTAGTCCGAGAACGAGAAGGTGTGGTGAGAGTCCAACCACTCGTGGTTCGCATGTCCGCGTGCTTCCGAGTTCCTGAGCGTCAGCATGATGGTGTTTCTCCTTCGCCACCCATAATGGGGGCGCGGAGGGCCCTGCACCAGCCGCCGGGGACGGGACACATTGTTCCAGGGATAGGACAAGCGCCCCACTCGAGGGAGTGAAACAGCCGCTCAGTGGGGCTGTTTCAGGGGCGGCGAGTACTGGAATCCCACGGAGACGGTGTTCGACGCGCCGCCCGAGCCAAGCCACTGATGGGCGTAGTCGAGCCCCAGGCGCAGGTTGTAGCCGGAGAAGAAGTGGGACACCGACACGTCCACGCCCCGGACATTCGAGAGCTGCGGCTGGAAGCGGCTCGCAAAAGCTTCTTCCCAGCGGAGCCCGAACT encodes the following:
- a CDS encoding SDR family NAD(P)-dependent oxidoreductase; this encodes MSELTGKVAFVTGGSRGIGEAIVRRLAAQGAQVVFTYVNSEDKARAVASDLEVAGHRVTALRVDSADAAALQRAVNDTAKRLGRLDIVVNNAGIGGKGAFEAVTLEQIDQMLAVNTRAAFVVAQAAVRHMGEGGRIISLGSNLAERVPFAGATLYAMSKSALLGFTRGLARDLGPRGITVNLVQPGATDTDMNPASGPTAELQRGLMAIPRYGDARAVAGLVAWLASPEAQSTTGASLVVDGGTNA
- a CDS encoding pirin family protein; the encoded protein is MLTLRNSEARGHANHEWLDSHHTFSFSDYYDPSFMGFRALRVINEDRVAGLSGFGTHSHRDMEIITYVLSGQLEHRDSLGSVGVLRAGEMQRMTAGTGVQHSEVNREEEEVHFLQIWVLPERKGLKPDYEQKFFPREERQGGFRLVVSPEGKDGSLKVNQDVRLYSTLLSQGEKAGHTLAPGRHAWLQVARGVGTLNGVPVKAGDGVAVSDESKLELLASEPMEALLFDLA
- a CDS encoding FAD-dependent oxidoreductase — protein: MKTQVLIVGAGPTGLTLACELARRGVHFRIIEKAPEPFAGSRGKGLQPRTLELFEDLGVLDAVLAAGMRYPPLRAYAEGAVVWEGHMHEHREATPEVPFPNPWMLPQARTEGILRERLAESGFHVEFATELTGLEQDAEGVTATLLHAGQIQQVRACYLVGADGGRSFVRKQLGVGFEGETRESDRMLIGDVQVDGLDRAYWHTWPKPGTRTLRLGLCPLPGTNLFQFMAPLGPDEVPELSLESLQKRFDTGSGRSDIRLHGLSWLSLYRVNIRLVDRYRTGNVFLAGDAAHVHSPAGGQGLNTGVQDAYNLGWKLGQVLAGAPEALLDTYEEERRPIAANVLGISTKLHQRSAQGDPNAYQRGTETQQLGLHCRGSSLSRDERATPVGLQAGDRAPDAPCHDATGSPVRLFEAFRGPHFTLLAWGASQTDLVNRLNAHPGRGVHAYTVVRPGEPSHERTLVDTYGHVHRAYGADSGTLMLVRPDGYLGWITPQSSADSLHAYLRQVSASA
- a CDS encoding TetR/AcrR family transcriptional regulator, with product MLVFWERGYEGASLGDLTDAMGINRPSLYAAFGCKEALFREAIVLYQKEEGSASQQALAQPSTAREAVERMLRDRVTAYVSPDKPPGCMLILAAVLGTPENQPVREALCQMRQESQSRFQARLDQGIAEGDIPQDTDTEALAHFYSAVLAGLSIKSRDGASRETLLRVVDNAMRAWDVLAQPSQPTRGSEAAAVKRRRR
- a CDS encoding TetR/AcrR family transcriptional regulator C-terminal domain-containing protein yields the protein MRLDAERVVRTALRLLNEEGLEGLTLRRIAQELDVQAPALYWHFKSKQDLIDEMATTMFRDLVKATGQPDAGQPWDTWMAESGRSLRQMLLSYRDGARVFSGTYLTDNMLYEALEWALQKLTSAGFSLRDAVRGYNILSSYTVGFVIEEQAVYPQKGERNAQYDLNQRAKRIDAKKFPLALAAGKEAFTDFDDRFESGLRVIIAGIEQSFSRK